Proteins from a single region of Lelliottia sp. JS-SCA-14:
- a CDS encoding DgaE family pyridoxal phosphate-dependent ammonia lyase — protein sequence MPSIYEKYNLKQVINTSGRMTALGVSTPRPEVVQAAMDGMNQYFEMKDLVNKTGEYIAKLLDVEGATVVSCASAGIAQSVAAVLVKDSDWLLENLHVTPIENNEIVLPKGHNVNFGAPVGTMVALGGGKLVEAGYANECSADQLAAAITPRTAAILYIKSHHCVQKSMLSVEQAAVVARKHDLPLIVDAAAEEDLHTYYRSGADLVIYSGAKAIEGPTSGLVIGKTQYVEWVKRQTAGIGRAMKVGKEGILGLTCAIEHYLTATKESGAEMVAKMTPFIDSLNTLNGVTARVVWDSAGRDIARTEIKFDEATTGVGTGELVSQLKQGEYAIYFRGYKANEGIIEADVRSVSADQLNIVYRRIREVLSQEKSA from the coding sequence ATGCCTTCGATTTATGAGAAGTACAATTTAAAACAGGTCATTAACACGTCTGGCCGCATGACCGCGCTCGGCGTATCCACCCCGCGCCCGGAAGTGGTGCAGGCGGCGATGGACGGCATGAACCAGTACTTCGAGATGAAAGATCTGGTCAATAAAACCGGGGAGTACATCGCGAAGCTGCTGGACGTGGAAGGGGCGACGGTGGTCTCCTGCGCGTCGGCGGGGATTGCCCAGTCCGTTGCGGCGGTGCTGGTGAAAGACAGCGACTGGCTGCTGGAAAACCTGCACGTCACCCCGATCGAGAACAACGAAATCGTTCTGCCGAAAGGCCATAACGTTAACTTCGGCGCGCCGGTCGGCACCATGGTGGCGCTCGGCGGCGGCAAACTGGTGGAAGCCGGGTATGCCAACGAATGCTCCGCCGATCAGCTGGCGGCAGCGATCACCCCGCGCACGGCGGCGATCCTCTACATCAAATCGCACCACTGCGTGCAGAAAAGCATGCTCAGCGTTGAGCAGGCGGCGGTGGTGGCGCGTAAACACGATCTTCCGCTGATCGTCGATGCGGCGGCGGAAGAAGATCTTCACACCTACTATCGCTCCGGCGCGGATCTGGTGATTTACAGTGGCGCGAAGGCGATCGAAGGGCCAACCAGCGGGCTGGTGATCGGCAAAACGCAGTACGTCGAGTGGGTAAAACGCCAGACGGCGGGCATTGGCCGGGCGATGAAAGTGGGCAAAGAGGGGATTCTCGGCCTGACCTGCGCCATCGAACACTATCTGACGGCGACCAAAGAGAGCGGGGCAGAGATGGTGGCGAAGATGACGCCATTTATCGATTCCCTGAATACCCTCAACGGCGTCACGGCCCGCGTGGTCTGGGACAGCGCCGGTCGCGATATCGCGCGCACCGAAATTAAATTCGACGAAGCCACCACCGGCGTCGGCACCGGCGAGCTGGTCAGCCAGCTCAAGCAGGGTGAATACGCGATCTATTTCCGTGGCTACAAGGCCAACGAAGGGATTATCGAAGCGGACGTACGCAGCGTCAGCGCCGATCAGCTGAACATTGTTTATCGCCGCATCCGCGAAGTCTTAAGCCAGGAGAAATCAGCATGA
- the dagF gene encoding 2-dehydro-3-deoxy-phosphogluconate aldolase: protein MKLTPNFYRDRVCLNVLAGSKANASAIYEAAEGHVLVGVLSKNYPDVASAVADMREYAALIDNALSVGLGAGDPNQSAMVSEISRQVQPQHVNQVFTGVATSRALLGQNASVVNGLVSPTGTVGMVKISTGPLSSKAPDGIVPVETAIALLKDFGGSSIKYFPMGGLECREEYKAVAEACARHDFWLEPTGGIDLENFEEILQIALDAGVSKIIPHIYSSIIDKASGDTRPEDVRKLLEMTKKLVK, encoded by the coding sequence ATGAAACTGACCCCCAATTTTTATCGTGACCGCGTGTGCCTGAACGTGCTGGCCGGTTCCAAAGCCAACGCCAGTGCGATCTATGAAGCCGCAGAAGGTCATGTCCTGGTGGGCGTGCTCTCCAAAAACTATCCTGATGTGGCCAGCGCTGTCGCCGATATGCGTGAGTACGCCGCGCTTATCGACAACGCGCTCTCCGTTGGGCTGGGCGCGGGCGATCCGAACCAGTCGGCGATGGTGAGCGAGATTTCTCGCCAGGTGCAGCCCCAGCACGTTAACCAGGTGTTCACTGGCGTCGCGACCAGCCGCGCGCTGCTCGGGCAGAACGCGTCCGTGGTCAACGGTCTGGTCTCGCCAACGGGCACCGTCGGGATGGTCAAAATCTCCACCGGCCCGCTGAGCAGCAAAGCGCCGGACGGCATTGTTCCGGTGGAAACGGCGATTGCCCTGCTGAAAGATTTCGGCGGCAGCTCAATCAAATACTTCCCGATGGGCGGCCTTGAGTGTCGTGAGGAATACAAAGCCGTCGCCGAAGCCTGCGCCCGCCACGATTTCTGGCTGGAGCCGACCGGTGGTATCGATCTGGAGAACTTCGAGGAGATCCTGCAGATCGCCCTGGATGCGGGCGTGAGCAAAATCATTCCGCATATTTATAGCTCGATTATCGACAAAGCCAGCGGCGATACCCGTCCTGAGGACGTGCGTAAGTTGCTGGAGATGACGAAGAAGTTGGTTAAGTAG
- a CDS encoding lactonase family protein codes for MHPHHLLVASLSLLATAAVAQPQYAWVGTYNPNGEGLYRFTVDPQTGALGDKKLVSPLPNAAQLTVSHDGKTLYLASEAEKGAIQALRIGADGELTELNQVASGGAGPVYVSLTPEGRHLLVANYVSGSIAVLPVKADGSLGEARDTHQDQGEPGAAKPEAAVEGSFAASDHNGPHAHMIAADPSGKFVFSTDLGLDRIYQYRFDGQRGKLTPNDPPFISASSKGAGPRHFVFTPKGDGLWLINEESSTLTWYALDKASGTLKAGKTISSLPKEYKGTSFAAGLALSADGQQLYVANRLHNSIAHFRVTADGTLVHQDDVWTRGDYPRSLTLDQQGRWLYVMNQRSDNITRFRVAPDGTLSFEPDYTPVGSPSQMVISTGP; via the coding sequence ATGCACCCCCATCACCTGCTCGTCGCTTCACTCTCCCTGCTCGCAACCGCCGCCGTTGCTCAGCCTCAGTACGCCTGGGTCGGCACCTACAACCCGAACGGCGAAGGGCTGTACCGTTTTACGGTCGATCCGCAAACCGGCGCGCTCGGTGACAAAAAGCTCGTCAGCCCACTGCCCAACGCCGCGCAGCTCACCGTCTCACACGACGGCAAAACCCTGTATCTGGCAAGCGAAGCCGAGAAAGGCGCAATCCAGGCGCTGCGCATCGGTGCTGACGGTGAGCTGACCGAGCTGAATCAGGTAGCGTCCGGCGGAGCGGGGCCGGTGTATGTGTCCCTCACGCCAGAGGGGCGTCATCTGCTGGTGGCGAACTACGTCAGCGGCTCGATTGCGGTACTGCCAGTGAAGGCGGACGGCAGCCTGGGCGAGGCGAGGGATACCCATCAGGATCAGGGCGAGCCCGGCGCAGCGAAACCGGAAGCAGCAGTGGAGGGGAGTTTCGCTGCGAGCGATCACAACGGCCCGCACGCCCATATGATCGCCGCCGATCCGAGCGGGAAATTCGTCTTCTCGACGGATCTCGGCCTGGATCGCATCTACCAGTATCGCTTTGACGGTCAAAGGGGAAAACTCACGCCAAACGATCCGCCGTTTATCAGCGCCTCGTCGAAAGGCGCGGGGCCGCGGCATTTCGTGTTTACGCCGAAAGGTGACGGCCTGTGGCTGATCAACGAAGAGTCCTCGACCCTGACCTGGTATGCGCTGGATAAAGCCTCCGGCACCCTGAAAGCGGGCAAAACAATCTCGTCGCTGCCGAAGGAGTACAAAGGCACCAGTTTTGCCGCCGGGCTGGCGTTGAGCGCCGATGGTCAGCAGCTATACGTCGCGAACCGTTTGCATAACAGCATCGCGCACTTTAGGGTAACGGCGGACGGCACGCTGGTGCATCAGGACGATGTCTGGACGCGCGGGGATTACCCGCGCTCCCTGACCCTGGATCAGCAGGGCCGCTGGCTGTACGTTATGAATCAGCGCAGCGATAACATCACCCGTTTTCGCGTTGCGCCCGATGGCACACTAAGCTTTGAACCGGACTACACGCCGGTCGGCAGTCCATCACAGATGGTCATTTCAACCGGGCCATGA